One segment of Salvelinus fontinalis isolate EN_2023a chromosome 12, ASM2944872v1, whole genome shotgun sequence DNA contains the following:
- the LOC129867327 gene encoding protein FAM43A-like translates to MLPWKKNKFDLIEEDKQSKQKGYAVSLNYSALTSFAKSCPESALNRVGSMFKTKRKKVKITSEDPTYTVLYLGNATTIQSKGEGCTDVAVSKIWGKSEMGKNGTKMKLTISSQGIRMVHVDDKARRPGHLYLLHRITYCVADPRLPKIFAWIYRHEMKHKAVMLRCHAVLVSKPEKAKAMALLLYQTSATALSEFKRLKRRDDARHQQQQLIGEQTIPLVPLRKLLNGQFYYKPPVERSRSAPKLGSITEDLIGEEEEEKAMHFECEDILDTDDDCVGNGKHELSQIISDLGEMSIGNDVQTLKADLRVTRLLSGESTGSESSIESNQEPISVSNGFEEGKMQEIS, encoded by the coding sequence ATGCTGCCTTGGAAGAAGAATAAATTCGACTTGATTGAGGAAGATAAACAGTCGAAGCAGAAGGGCTATGCCGTGAGTTTGAACTACTCTGCCCTGACCTCCTTTGCCAAGTCTTGCCCGGAGAGTGCTTTGAACAGGGTTGGAAGCATGTTCAAGACAAAAAGGAAAAAGGTTAAAATTACCAGTGAGGACCCCACCTACACGGTCCTCTACCTGGGTAATGCCACCACCATCCAGTCGAAAGGAGAAGGCTGTACGGACGTGGCTGTGAGCAAAATTTGGGGCAAGAGCGAAATGGGCAAAAATGGCACGAAGATGAAACTGACCATCAGCTCGCAGGGCATCCGAATGGTGCATGTGGACGACAAGGCGAGGAGACCGGGACATTTGTATTTATTGCACCGGATAACCTATTGCGTTGCGGACCCAAGGCTACCCAAAATTTTCGCTTGGATATACAGACATGAGATGAAGCACAAGGCGGTGATGCTGCGGTGCCATGCGGTGCTGGTGTCCAAGCCGGAGAAGGCAAAGGCCATGGCACTACTTTTGTACCAGACCTCGGCGACAGcgctttctgaatttaaaagacTTAAAAGGAGGGACGATGCAAGGCACCAGCAACAGCAGCTGATAGGGGAACAAACCATACCCCTTGTGCCCCTCAGGAAGCTTCTAAATGGACAGTTTTATTACAAACCGCCGGTGGAGCGCAGCAGGAGCGCGCCCAAATTGGGCTCTATCACAGAGGACTTGAtcggagaggaggaagaggagaaagcgATGCACTTTGAGTGTGAGGACATTTTAGACACGGATGACGATTGTGTGGGCAATGGTAAACATGAGCTGTCCCAGATCATCAGTGACCTTGGAGAGATGAGCATAGGAAACGACGTACAAACACTAAAAGCTGACCTTAGGGTTACACGACTCCTCTCTGGGGAGAGCACGGGCAGCGAGTCGTCAATAGAAAGCAACCAGGAGCCAATTTCTGTCTCAAACGGATTCGAGGAGGGGAAGATGCAGGAAATATCATGA